In Aliiglaciecola sp. LCG003, a genomic segment contains:
- the glpE gene encoding thiosulfate sulfurtransferase GlpE — MEQFEHISVEQAQLLLADNKARMVDIRDEQSFTSGHVAGAVHLTNGSLQGFMSDTDFDVPVIVCCYHGISSQQAAQFLLHQGFEQVYSMDGGFEAWRSSQPFVTESE, encoded by the coding sequence TTGGAACAATTTGAACATATTTCTGTTGAGCAGGCTCAGCTATTGTTGGCAGACAACAAAGCGCGCATGGTAGATATTCGTGACGAGCAATCTTTTACATCAGGTCATGTGGCCGGTGCAGTGCATTTGACCAATGGCTCGCTACAGGGTTTTATGAGCGATACGGATTTCGATGTTCCTGTAATTGTCTGTTGTTATCACGGCATCAGCAGCCAGCAAGCGGCCCAGTTTCTATTGCACCAAGGTTTTGAACAGGTGTATAGCATGGATGGCGGTTTTGAAGCGTGGCGGAGTTCGCAACCTTTTGTAACCGAATCGGAATAG
- the tdh gene encoding L-threonine 3-dehydrogenase, whose amino-acid sequence MKSLAKLYPEKGIWLNEASIPEVGHNDLLIKINKTAICGTDMHIYQWDDWSQKTIPVPMIVGHEYVGTVVDMGQEVRGFKQGDRVSGEGHITCGHCRNCRAGRRHLCRNTEGVGVNRQGAFAEYLVIPAFNAFKIPDNISDDLASIFDPFGNAVHTALSFDLVGEDVLITGAGPIGIMAAAVAKHAGARYVVITDVNEYRLDLARKMGATQAVNISNKNLTDVMKQLGMTEGFDVGLEMSGVPSAFRDMLDKMNNGGKVAMLGIPPKDVAVDWNQVIFKGLTIKGIYGREMFETWYKMASLLQSGLDLSPIITHQFSVDDFQQGFDVMGSGQSGKVILNW is encoded by the coding sequence GCTAAATTATATCCAGAAAAAGGTATTTGGCTGAATGAAGCAAGTATCCCAGAGGTTGGTCACAATGATTTATTGATCAAAATAAACAAAACTGCGATTTGCGGCACAGATATGCATATCTATCAATGGGATGACTGGTCCCAGAAAACCATTCCAGTGCCTATGATTGTCGGCCATGAATATGTTGGTACTGTAGTGGATATGGGACAGGAAGTTCGTGGCTTCAAGCAAGGAGACAGAGTCTCTGGTGAAGGACACATTACCTGCGGTCACTGCCGTAATTGTAGGGCTGGTCGACGTCACCTTTGTCGCAATACTGAGGGTGTTGGCGTAAATCGCCAAGGTGCATTTGCCGAATATTTAGTTATACCTGCTTTCAACGCATTCAAAATTCCAGATAATATAAGTGATGATTTGGCATCTATATTCGACCCTTTTGGTAATGCTGTGCATACGGCGTTGTCTTTTGACTTGGTTGGCGAAGATGTGTTGATAACTGGCGCGGGCCCGATAGGAATTATGGCTGCAGCGGTAGCTAAACATGCCGGAGCACGTTATGTTGTAATCACCGATGTAAATGAGTATCGTCTAGATCTAGCCCGTAAAATGGGGGCAACTCAAGCGGTCAATATCAGCAACAAAAATTTGACCGACGTGATGAAGCAATTAGGTATGACCGAAGGATTTGACGTTGGTCTGGAAATGTCAGGTGTGCCATCGGCATTTCGCGATATGTTAGATAAAATGAACAACGGTGGTAAAGTTGCCATGTTGGGCATTCCACCCAAAGATGTGGCAGTAGATTGGAATCAGGTGATTTTTAAAGGTTTGACTATTAAAGGGATTTACGGTCGTGAAATGTTTGAAACCTGGTACAAAATGGCGAGCCTATTGCAATCTGGATTAGATCTTAGCCCTATCATTACACATCAGTTTAGTGTGGATGATTTTCAACAAGGTTTTGATGTAATGGGCTCAGGCCAATCAGGTAAAGTCATTTTAAACTGGTAA